One genomic window of Sphingomonas sp. C3-2 includes the following:
- a CDS encoding zf-TFIIB domain-containing protein produces MVERASKQGLPCPVCKVDLVMSERQGIEIDYCPQCRGVWLDRGELDKIIERSAVETAPPPPTPSRGGYDRGHDSHRGDYGYGDHKRRRRKSFFEELFD; encoded by the coding sequence ATGGTAGAACGCGCGTCAAAGCAGGGGCTTCCCTGTCCTGTCTGCAAGGTCGATCTCGTCATGAGCGAGCGGCAAGGCATCGAGATCGACTATTGCCCACAATGCCGGGGCGTGTGGCTCGATCGCGGCGAACTCGACAAGATCATAGAGCGCAGTGCCGTCGAAACAGCTCCCCCTCCGCCCACTCCGTCGCGCGGAGGATACGATCGCGGCCACGACAGCCACAGAGGCGATTACGGTTACGGCGATCACAAGCGCCGCCGCCGCAAAAGCTTCTTCGAGGAGCTGTTCGACTGA